The nucleotide window aatttcgtaattgtattcataattctcataacaatatttcaggatagctaaattttcaggtctataaacagcaccatcaaaatcttcaaactctttaaacatagattcaatttcataagcacccttaaaagcaacaaattcttctatttgttccacatcatagtaatcatatataccattagcataagaagctaaggtttcattatcattaaattcacatgaaaagggaacgtgtggagccttcaccttagagcaacaagtataatcatatctcaagcatagttgcctagcataccaattcagtatatgaatttgatcccataatagtttccctttttgtgtcaagcggtaatccctaaagtattcacgttgatccaacgttactcccattacataattgaatggggttttctcaggattattaaagtagtacataatatctttcacataaccagcatcaagggttttaggaggttccccatctccatgagtagcaagtacacctaatttttttggtatttcgtgttccatatccacaACTAAATATAAAGAACAACTAAggacaacaaataaaaattacttagagatgaagcaaacaagcacacacgagaatattcaccccatgctattgctccccggcaacggcgccagaaaaaggtcttgataacccacaagtataggggatcgcaacagttttcgataagtaagagtgtcgaacccaacaaggagctaaaggtagaacaaatattccctcaagttctatcgaccaccgatacaactctacgcacgcttgacgttcgctttacctagaacaagtatgaaactagaagtactttgtaggtgttgttggataggtttgcaagataataaagattacgtaaataaaaagtaggggctgtttagataaagaaacaataaagtaaatatagcgagtgtggaaaagtggtggtaggagttgcgaaattgcccctaagcaattgactactttactagaccgatagcaagtattatgtgggagaggccactgctagcatgtcatccctgacttggaattctatgcacttatgattggaactattagcaagcatccacaagtactaatgttcattaaggtaaaacccaaccatagcattaagatatattggccccccttcaatcccgtatgcatcaatttctatgctaggttgaagcttctgtcactcttgccctccaatgcatagtcctatcaacatacaactaaccctagggtgtgatccacgcgcgcaatcatatgatgggcaccaaaggacagcaacataaccacaagcaaattaaatcaatcatagcaattcatcaaccaccgataggacaacgaaaatctactcagacatcataggatggtaacacatcattggataataatatgaagcataatgcaccatgttcaagtagagggtacagcgggttgcgggagagtggaccgctgtagatagagggggaaggtgatggagatgttggtgaagatggcggaggtcttggtgtagatcgcggtgatgatgatggcccccggtggcactccggtgccaccagaagcgagggggagagagcccccctccttcttcttattccttgacctcctccctagatgggacaagggtttcccctctggtccatggcctccatggcgtgggaggggcgagagcccctccgagattggatttgtctctctgtctctctctgtttctgcgttctgtcttggctctgtttcaccgttttgtgtatatatggagatccgtaactccgattggcctgaaaccttcgccgtgattttttccaaaaattagctttcttgcggcaaaataagagcatcaaccgccttgcgggtggctcacgagggtagggggcgcgcccaggggggcaggcgtgcccctgccttgtgaccacctcgggcaccgtctcgcgtggatttttcttccgaaattttccaaatattccaaaaagtatctccgtccgtttttatcccgtttggactctgtttgatatggatattctgcgaaaccaaaaacatgcaacagacaggaactggcactaggcactggatcaatatgttagtcccaaaaatagtataaaaagttgccaaaagtttatgaaagttgaataatattggcatggaacaataaaaaattatagatacgatggagacgtatcaatgacctaaggtttataaatccgtaggaggcgtaggatgaagatggtctctcttaagcaaccctgcaaccaaataacaaagagtctcttgtgtccccaacacacccaatacaatggtaaattgtataggtgcactagttcggcgaagagatggtgatacaagtggtatatggatggtagataaaggtttttgaaatctgaaaatataaaaacagcaaggtaacaaatgataaaagtgagcacaaacggtattgcaatgcgttgaaacaaggcctagggttcatactttcactagtgcaagttctctcaacaataataacataattggatcatataactttccctcaacatgcaacaaagagtaactccaaagtcactaatagcgtagaacaaacgaagagattatggtaggatacgaaaccacgtcaaagttatcctttctgatcgatctattcaagagtccgcaataaaataacatgaagctattctttccgttcaatctatcatagagttcatactagaataacaccttaagacacaaatcaaccaaaaccctaatgtcacctagatactccaatgtcacgtcaagtatccgtgggtatgattatacgatatgcatcacacaatctcatattcatctattcaaaccagcacaaagtacttcaaagagtgccccaaagattctaccggagagtcaagacgaaaacgtgtgccaacccctatgcataggttcatgggcggaaaccgcaaattgatcaccaaaacatacatcaagtggatcacgtgatatccaattgtcaccacagataagcacgtgcaagacatacatcaagtgttctcaaatccttaaagacccaatccgataagataacttcaaagggaaaactcaatccattacaagagagtagagggggagaaacatcataagatccaactataatagcaaagctcgcgatacatcaagatcataccacctcaagaacacgagagagagatcaaacacatagctactggtacataccctcagccccgagggagaactactccctccttgtcatggagagcgccgggatgatgaagatggccaccggagagggattccccccttcggcagggtgccggaacggtctagattggttttcggtggctacggaggcttctggcggcggaactcctgatctattctgctccccgatgtttttagggtatatggacatatataggcgaaagaagtcggtcaggtgagccacgaggggcccatgagggtgggggcgcgcccagggggtagggcccgcctccctgcctcgtggcttccttgaagctcccctgacgtctactccaagtctcctggattgcttccgttccaaaaataagttccgtgaagtttcaagtcaattggactccgtttgattttccttttctgcgatactctaaaacaaggaaaaaaacataaactagcactgggctctaggttaataggttagtcccaaaaatcatataaaatagcatataaatgcatataaaacatccaaggttgataatataatagcatggaacaatcaaaaattatagatacattggagacgtatcagtaggtAGCGCGGCCTAGCGAtggaacgaacaactagcaagcaaagatagaagtgaattcgagggtatggtcatcttgcctgagatcccgcaaggaaaaagaacgagtccatgaagaagacaaacagacgtagatgaacggatcctcacaactccgaaacgcaaccgaagctaacgagagaagcaacccggaaagaagcaagaagcatagtaaacaaccatcacataaacatggcatgatgcacaaccaagtatgatgcatgtccggtttaatgaggcatggcatgtcaaagtgcaacaaacaatactacaaattaaatggagctcaatatgcaacgagttgcatatagacgaaacaccacatgacttatttagttctctctcggttatgtacccatcaatattaaatgttattaatcatggcaagaggtgaggcatatgaaaactacctatctaggcaagtttaaatgaggccggaacaacaaagaACAAGTCcgaaaaatcctcatatgcaaattatggatttggtactgttcttccctaaaccatatcttagagttgttaaacatgcaagatgagtgccccaagttaaactaggcatttttctaccccatttacatataaagtttatttaaaaccgagctacggttatttagttatgaattaaatcattttaacatggcaatttgcaaaataaacacaagcaacaagtttaacatttttaacatggacgaaagtagcatattatgaaactagacaaaattctacgcattttatatatatataaagtttttacataagatgcatagtttgtgagatatgatatgcatgaacaAGAGGGGGGTTTCTGTAAAACTGGTTTCTCTGGAATAATTAGGAAATTCGTAGATCTGGAAAAAACATGAACGGGCCGAATCAGAGGCCGGCCCAACAAAGCACAAGGGCGGGGGCTGCTCACCAGGCCTCATGGGCTGGCTCGGTGAGGAGGCTGGATGCAGGCTGGGCCTTCTAGCCCTACGCTCGGTCAACGCGCGAGAGCGGGCGAGCTGTTACTGCTTGTTTCTGAAGAACATAAACAACAGCACACCCATGGCGATGCAGAGGACGACGGCAGGGGTTCTGGCGACGGGGTCGGCGGAAACCGGCGGGAACGGGCGGATCGAGGTGCGTGACGACGTTCTCCAGCGAGGTGGCGGCACGGCCACTCGGACTGTGCCAAGTGGCAGCGGGGAGGTGGCCGGGCACGGAAATGGAGGTGGATGGCGGCACTGATGACTGGGCGGCACGAAAAATGAGGAGGAGGATGGCTGCTGCCCAAAATGGCAAGGGGAGAGGTTTAAATAGGAAAGGGGGGTTAGGATTAGGGTTAGGAGGGGTTGGGAGGCGTTTCCGGACCGTGCGATCGCCATCGGACGGCTCCGGACGCGAGATGGGGTAGGTGGGCTGCCGGTGGGGATAGTGGGCTGTGTAGAGAGGAGGTGGTCTGCGAGGAAAGAGGAGGAATGcagcccggcaacagttttcggagagcgaaaacgtccgacgttagaccgactataatgccgttatagttaaccgttggggcgtcaaacggaatcctaatgcgatgaaacttggcaggcgacctactaacaacataagaACACctcacgccaactttcatcccattctgagaacatttttcggccacttataaattaatatttcggacgtgccgcggcgTGCGCGAGTGTGGTTGGgttcagaacggacaacggagaggaCGGGGAGACCTGGACGGATGCAAAtttcaaaaacatgatgatgcaatgcacatgatgacatgatgaaatgcaacacgcaagctaATACATGGCAACGTTGGCGAATAACTGAAaaacacctggcgcaacggtctcggggcgttacaccagCACATGGTTGTGACCGTCAATAAATGTCACGACGAACCAAACTCCACATGATCTGTTCAACTTCACCACCAGTTGCGCACCGAACTCGCACTGAGTCTTAGCCTGCGGCTGCGCCCCTCCATGTTCAAGAACTTGCTCTACCGTTTTCCTCCCCTGGAGCAAAGAAACCTCCTGAATTGTATACTTCCCGAAGGACCTTTCCCCCGTTTCACCTTCTTTTTTCCGATGTTGAATCCATGCTCTTTCATGTGATTGTTGTAGAACATGTATGCCATAACCTTCCAATGCCTATCTAGTGCCTTTTGCTTGTTTTCAGCATGCCCAGTGTCCATCTCTGCATCACCATCATCGTCCTAGTCGTCATGCCCACTAGGACCATCGACCTCCTCCTACAAGATTACAAATAAACACATGTAAGTTGTCATCACTTAGTTCATATGATTGTGTGCCGTATAAAATATTCAACGAACTGGCTCAATTTGTCGATGTAAGATTCCTGAAAAATCATTAATTATGCTCAGTTTGAACACCTACATCTTCCTGTAGATTTAAAAAGAAAGACATGTAAGTTGCCATGCGGTTGTTTGCCAATGAAAGACAAATCAACATACATGTCACTTACGTTTTCATTGCATGCACCATCCTCATGAATTTGGAAGTCCTCGACAGGTAAGTTATCATATGACGACCACGATTCATTGTTGATACTATATTAATCTTTGTTAGTACAATCGTTATCGATACGAGAGCCATGATCGCTAACGTATTCATCACCCGCATATCTGGTTTCTTCCTCCATTTAAACACCTAGATCTACAGTCCCCGGTCACTACCAACAGTATACAACATGAATACAGACATCATGAAATTTGATTACACTGTATGATTACAATGAAAAATTAACACAGGAAAAATCGCTCTGAATAATTTTGTGCACCATTTCATTGTGCAATGAATGATTTAGAATACAAACGGGAAGGGGCGCCAACGACGGCGAGGATGACACCGCTGGCGCCGACGAGGACAGCGGATGGCGGCAAGGACGGCGACCCAGACAACGGCGAGGACGGCGGCACTACCGACAAGGAAGGTGCGAAAATGTTAGAGCCATGATGGGTGACGGGGGTGGTGAATGAGGTGGCGGCACCCGGCGGCGCCAGCCGTTGACTACAGACGAGCAAGGCGCGACGATCGACCGGTGGGTCGAGAGAGGGCGCGGATCGTGATGGAAGGGAGGATCAGGTGGGCCCGGTGGACTGGCTATGTACGTCTACGTACAGCTCGCACGTGCCACATACGGAGGTGGGTATACCTTTTGGACAAATGAGCATACTGCCCTTTTAcggttttttttgggggggggggataTACCACCATGCCATCAACCCGAGCAATGAGACTTCGGCATTAACCTTCTttatcatcaccatcatcatcccTCTGTTCATCTCTTTGTAATACAAAAACCCTCCAACGTGCATTATATTGATTTGTTTGTCCATGATTGCCATGATTACCCCTATGATGCTCGTTGTCTCAATGTTGAGTAAAACCCCTAGTTCTTGGGGATATTCTAGGATGTTTAGGTGTTGAACGCCGATAGGATAAAAAAATTCTCCTTTGAGGCTCTGTTTGGTGGCTAGGGGGAAAGCCTAGGGTGCTAAAATCCCAATAGAGGAATTTCATGAGCACATGGGATCCCCTTCCTTCCACCGGGGAGATCTCCTCCTCGGGGATGATCATTTGGTGGTAAAGGAGGGGGGAAGCACGCAATGAAGGCAGAGTTTAACGACGAGGTGGACGGGCATAGCGTGAGGCAGATGACACGGGGAAATTTCCTCGAGTGCATAGGCATGGACCTCTTCTCAGGGAAAGAGAGGGTTTCGGGCTGGCATGCCACGCGGATTGGGTCACCAAATGTCAGAGTCGATTTTCCTAGCGTGAGTTTCCACAGGGGTTCCGGGCCCAGGTAAAAGGAAGGAATCCCTGAGGGAACTGCGGCAACCAAATGAGCCCTGAATGTTTATGTTAATAATGTTCTTCTCAATGTTGTGTGAAGTCGACCACATAACATTTGCCCTTATGTACGAGAAGAATATTATTGTCCTTGTGATGGTGGGTTGCGGAGGTACTGCGGTGACAATATAGTTTAAAAAACCGAACCGGTAATCCAACCGGCAAGGCTGTTGGTTCAGGTTTTTACTGATCGGACCGCCGGTTCACCGGTTCGATTGTCGGTTTTATAGAAATAAAATAATATATATTTTATCAAGAAATACACCAATCAATAGATAAAAAATGTGTAATCATATTCACAGAGTAACCAACAACTACAGATTAATATCTAAATAATTCATATAGATAATCTCCAACTCAAACATAGTACTATAGTAGCATTTAGCAAGGTAAGCAACATCAAGTAGTAGCAGCAAGCAACATCAACATCAAGTATTAGCAGAGGTGGCACCCTTATCCTCCTACTCGGCTGTTCCTGGTCTCAACTCTGGAACAGAGGGAGGCCTTTGTAGACTTGAATGGATTAGAGGGAGATTGGAGTTGAACGGTGGGAGGCCTTTGTAGACTAGGCGGCAGCGTCCCCTCCCCCAGCCATCAACAAAGGGGGCACATAACAAGTGGCCGCGTGGGCTGGTGGCCTGGTGCTGTCGCACGGAGTGGCGAGCGAGAGGCGGCATCGCCGCACCTCCTGGCGAGGGTGCCGACGGAGGGGAGCGGCGGCGCCCGATAGTGTTTGTCTATGGACAAAATCCAGAGAAATGCTCCCAATTCAGCAGAAACCCTACCAAAAGAGGTTTTTTTTTCCCTTTTTCGATTCTAGCCCCACCGTCGCATGAAAACGAGTCAATTGAGGGGTATTTCTAAAAACAACATCGAACCGACCAGTTTTCTGTGAACCGCCCGGTTCACCGGTTTTTTGAAAAAAACGGTCGGTTCAACCGGTTTTTCTGGTTCGCTTGCTCGAACAGTCTGATGTGCTTAAAAAAACACCGGGATCGCCGGTTCCGGTTTTTTCCGGTCCGGTTGGCTGTCCGGTTCGGTCTTTAAACTACGGGTGACAGAAACTACCTCCCTCCTTCCCCGACCTCTTGATAGAGGAAATACCGAGAAACCTCCTTTAGCTACATCCATGAAGAGACTGGACAGGTCTTGTTTTCATCTTGCACAATCCTGCAGCGATGGTAAGCAATTCCTCAATGACATCCCATTTCTACTTGTTCCGTGTGAAAAATCTGTCGAGGTGTCTACTCAAACTAATCTGAAATAAGCTTTCTCCAACCAAATAAGTGTGAAATGTTCAGAGAGAGTTCCTCAAGGTTATGTGTGATTGTTAAACAAGATTTGCAAATTCAGGCTTGACAACTCATGAACCCCGGATTGTACATCTGTTCTCAAAAGCACACCCAGAAGTTAATCAGACTTGTAAAACTTAATCTAAGCTGCACTAGTTGTACGTCCTGACTCCGGAGTGGAAAGTTTCAGTTAAAAATAAATAAACTGCTAGAGCATACTGCAGTGATAGTTGAGACTTCAGAACCTTTACTGCCTGTATTTACCTGATTCTCTTTTACTTCAGAACCTATCCTCTCAACTGAAGGTCTGAGATGGGTTGACTAGTTGTTGCTTGTAGTAAAGGTTTAAGGTAGCATGGCTAACAACCATTATTTTTTCAAGTCTTAAGTGAAAAGGTCTTGTGTTTTGAACTGATAGAGCATGCTGCAGTGAGAGTACTTGCTTAAGTTTGCTCAAACGATAGTAGAGAGAAAACCTCACTAAAAACGAGACTTCAGAGTTTATTCCTATTAGAACCAAATGTGAGCGAAAGAACTGAACCGAAGCTTAGTAGTTGACGATGAATCGAAACTGACCAGAATCGTGCGATGGAAGGAGTAATTACGAAGTTTGGAGCTGAGAGAAACTATGAGCTGCAGCATGCAAAATTGTCAACACAAGATTCAGAAAATCCATCACAGGAGCAATAAGAACAACAACAGTTTTAGTAGCTTGCATGAACAAGTGGAGCAAACTGCTCAGAGGTACATCTCGTGGCGATCGTACATGGACGAACTAATACATCAGCCAGTGAGTATCCTCGTATACACTTTGAAAACAATTTCAGCATCGGACCTAGTAGACACTTGCAGGCGAGAAGAAGTTGCTGTGCCCTCCAGCGTGAAGATTGGCGGCGGCATTGCACCTCCTCTCGTTCTCGAGCGCCTCTTCGGCCTTCCACGCTTCTTCAAATGGATCATGGAAGATGATCGGCGGCGGGTTGTAAGTCCCCACGTCTTGAACAATGGATGACTTGTCGTTGGTCGAGACAGCCTCCCGCTCCTGCTCTTCTGCTCCTTCATCGAGTATAGCCCTAAGGAACTCCAGCTCGTCAGCTTCGAGCGGGACGATTTCTTCTGCAGCATCAGCGAAAAGCTTTTGCGGCCCCTCTGGTTCCAAGTAGAAATTCTGTTCGATGCTGTTAGTAGCTCCGACCGGGAGATCTTCCTCCACTTGTAACCCGAGAAGCTCATCGATTGTGCAACAGAACCGGTCCATGTCGTCGTCAGCTTCAGGTACGGACTCATCCGGCAAGAAATCCGGTGCTGCAGCGGTGAACGACGGTGTGGCAGGTGCCGGGACGGGGACAGCACCGCGCATCCTCTTCTTGGGGCGCGAAGGATGAGGATCGGCGGCGGCAGCCGGCGCTGGCCTCTTCTGCGCGTGCGTGCTCGGGGTCACGGCCTCTGGTTGCTGTTGCTGAAGCTTGTATGCTTCCGATTCCTGGCGGGCCGCGTCAGGAGCATGCTGAGCCAAGTGCATCTTGCAGAACACCTTCACCCCGTCGGAGACGGTGGCCTCCGGCAGCAGGCACCGGTATTCCTCCATGACCCAGCCCGtggacttgcccttcttcttgaaggACAGGTTCTTGACCTCGCCGACCTTGACTCCCGCGTGGCAAATCTCCGTGGTCTTCTGTATGGTCCATgtgccgccgccggcgccgcgcACGCTCTGGAGCTTGCTCCCGTTCTTGCTCTTGCACGTGGTAAAGAAGAACCGGTCGCCGCTGCTCACGGCCTGCGGCACGGGCGCGTACCGGGCGGCCAGATCCTTGGGCTCGCAGCCGGAGATTTCGACGCGGTGGATGAGCTTGTCGACGGCATGCAGCGTCTCGCCGGAGAGGAGGCGT belongs to Triticum urartu cultivar G1812 chromosome 7, Tu2.1, whole genome shotgun sequence and includes:
- the LOC125518625 gene encoding NAC domain-containing protein 79-like, with translation MEGLDVDDIFHHYRLSPTEVDAVTYYLPRLLSGETLHAVDKLIHRVEISGCEPKDLAARYAPVPQAVSSGDRFFFTTCKSKNGSKLQSVRGAGGGTWTIQKTTEICHAGVKVGEVKNLSFKKKGKSTGWVMEEYRCLLPEATVSDGVKVFCKMHLAQHAPDAARQESEAYKLQQQQPEAVTPSTHAQKRPAPAAAADPHPSRPKKRMRGAVPVPAPATPSFTAAAPDFLPDESVPEADDDMDRFCCTIDELLGLQVEEDLPVGATNSIEQNFYLEPEGPQKLFADAAEEIVPLEADELEFLRAILDEGAEEQEREAVSTNDKSSIVQDVGTYNPPPIIFHDPFEEAWKAEEALENERRCNAAANLHAGGHSNFFSPASVY